In a genomic window of Hemitrygon akajei unplaced genomic scaffold, sHemAka1.3 Scf000092, whole genome shotgun sequence:
- the LOC140722894 gene encoding uncharacterized protein, which translates to MPVILNRRFPFICSDGVNEFRRIFQLKGHQQFHTGTRSFTCSVCEKGLSRSSHLWTNQSVHTGERPFTCSDCVKGFTKSSTLMAHQRVHTGERPFTCSHCGKGFSFSSKLKVHQRVHTGERPFTCSDCGKRFTQSSKLKVHQRVHTGERPFTCSDCGKQFTQSAHLQAHRSVHTGERLFTCSYCGKGFILSTQLLRHQSAHTVERPYTCSVCGKGFTQSSTLMAHQRVHTGERPYTCLDCGKRFTRSSNLQAHRLVHTGERPFICSYCGEGFTLSSQLLRHQSVHTGEWPFTCSDCGKGFICSSEFKVHQRVHTGERPFTCSDCGKGFTRSSELKQHQRVHTREKPFTCSDCGKGFTQSSHLKVHQRVHTGERPFTCLDCGKGFTCSTKLKAHQSVHTGEWPFTCSDCGKGFTCSSKLKLHQRVHTGERSFSCSECGKGFSLSSHLLRHQRVHTGERPFTTPLGRDSLSHPTYKHTGQFTLGSSHSSAQA; encoded by the coding sequence ATGCCTGTCATTTTAAACAGGCGattcccattcatctgctcagacggtGTGAATGAATTCAGACGGATATTTCAACTAAAGGGACATCAGCAatttcacactgggacaaggtcattcacctgttctgtgtgtgagaagggactCAGtaggtcttcccacctgtggacaaaccagtcagttcacactggggagcggccgttcacctgctcagactgtgtgaagggattcactaagtcatccaccctaatggctcaccaacgagttcacaccggggagcggccgttcacctgctcgcactgtgggaagggattcagtttcTCAtcaaaactgaaggtacatcagagagttcacactggggagcggccgttcacctgctcagactgtgggaagagattcactcagtcatctaaactgaaggtacatcagcgagttcacactggggagaggccattcacctgctcagactgtgggaagcaattcactcagtcagcccacctacaagcacacaggtcagttcacactggggagaggctgtttacCTGTTCatactgtggaaagggattcatttTGTCAACTCAGctgctgagacaccagtcagctcacactgtggagaggccatacacctgctcagtgtgtgggaagggattcactcagtcatccaccctaatggctcaccagcgggttcacactggggagcggccgtacacctgcttggactgtgggaaacgattcactcggtcatccaacctacaagcacacaggttagttcacactggggagaggccatttatctgctcatactgtggggagggattcactttgtcatctcagctactgagacaccagtcagttcacactggggagtggccgttcacctgctcagactgtgggaagggattcatttgctcatctgaatttaaggtacatcagcgagttcacactggagagaggccattcacctgctcagactgtgggaagggattcactcgttcatctgaactgaagcaacatcagcgagttcacactcgagagaagccgttcacctgctcagactgtgggaagggattcactcagtcatctcatctgaaggtacatcaacgagttcacactggagagaggccattcacctgcttggactgtgggaaaggattcacttgctcaacTAAACTTAAggctcaccagtcagttcacactggggagtggccattcacctgctcagactgtgggaagggattcacttgctcatccaaaCTGAAgctacaccagcgagttcacactggagagaggtcgttcagctgctcagaatgtgggaagggattcagtctgtcatctcacctactgagacaccagcgagttcacactggggagaggccgtttactACTCCTctcggaagggattcactcagtcatcccacctacaagcACACCGGTCAGTTCACTCTGGGAAgtagccattcatctgctcaagCCTGA
- the LOC140722872 gene encoding LOW QUALITY PROTEIN: uncharacterized protein (The sequence of the model RefSeq protein was modified relative to this genomic sequence to represent the inferred CDS: inserted 2 bases in 1 codon) — protein MALQRVHTGEQPFTCSDCGKRFTQSSHRQSHQRVHTGEKPFTCSECGKGFIHSSHLQRHLRVHTGERPFTCSDCGKGFTQSSSLQSHLRVHTGERPFACTECGKRFTLSCNLQTHQRVHTRERPFTCSECGKRFTQSSNLQSHQRVHTGERPFTCSECGKRFTRSSDLLSHQRVHTGERPFTCSDCGRRFTQSSNLQSHQRVHTGEKPFTCSECGKRFTRSSDLLSHQRVHSGERPFTCSECGKRFTRSSYLLSHQRVHTGERPFTCSECGKRFTQSSNLQSHQRVHTGDKPFTCSVCGKGFTKSSNLLVHHRAHTGEKPFTCSECGKRFTMSCNLQTHQRVHTGERPFTCSVCGKGFTRSSNLQSHQRVHTGEKPFICSXCGKGFTHSSTRLSHQRVHTGEKPFICTVCGKRFTLSSNLLVHHRAHTGEKPFTCSDCYK, from the exons atggctctccagcgagttcacaccggggagcagccgttcacctgctcggactgtgggaagagattcactcagtcatcccaccgacagagtcatcagcgagttcacactggggagaagccgttcacctgctcagaatgtgggaagggattcattcactcatcccatctacagagacacctgcgagttcacactggggagaggccattcacctgctcggactgtgggaagggattcacacagtcatccagTCTTCAgagtcatctgcgagttcacactggggagaggccattcgcctgcacagaatgtgggaagagattcactctgtcatgcaACCTACaaacacaccagcgagttcacactagggagaggccgttcacctgctcagaatgtgggaagagattcactcagtcatctaacctacagagtcatcagcgagttcacactggggagaggccgttcacctgctcagaatgtgggaagagattcactcgttcatccgacctactgagtcatcagcgagttcacactggggagaggccattcacctgctcggactgcgggaggagattcactcagtcatccaacctacagagtcatcagcgagttcacactggggagaagccgttcacctgctcagaatgtgggaagaggttCACTCGTTCATCcgacctactgagtcatcagcgagttcacagtggggagaggccgttcacttgctcagaatgtgggaagagattcactcgttcatcctacctactgagtcatcagcgagttcacactggggagaggccattcacctgctcagaatgtgggaagagatttactcagtcatccaacctacaaagtcaccagcgagttcacactggggataagccgttcacctgctccgtctgtgggaagggattcactaagtcatccaaCTTACTGGTACATCATCGAGCtcacactggtgagaagccgttcacctgctcagaatgtgggaagagattcactatgTCATGcaacctacagacacaccagcgagttcacactggggagaggccattcacttgctcagtttgtgggaagggattcactcggtcatccaacctacagagtcatcagcgagttcacactggggagaagccgttcatctgctc gtgtgggaagggattcactcactcatccacccgactgagtcatcagcgagttcacactggggagaagccgttcatctgcaccgtctgtgggaagagattcactctgtcatccaacTTACTGGTACATCATCGAGCTCACACTGGTGAGaagccatttacctgctcagact gttacaaaTGA